Proteins from a genomic interval of Synechococcus sp. A15-28:
- the nusA gene encoding transcription termination factor NusA, whose amino-acid sequence MALVLLPGLSDLIDDISEEKKLPPQVVEAALREALLKGYERYRRTMYLGISEDPFDEEYFSNFDVGLDLEEEGYRVLASKIIVEEVESEDHQIALAEVMQVADDAQAGDTVVLDVTPEKEDFGRMAAATTKQVLAQKLRDQQRRMIQEEFADLEDPVLTARVIRFERQSVIMAVSSGLGRPEVEAELPRRDQLPNDNYRANATFKVFLKEVSEVPRRGPQLFVSRSNAGLVVYLFENEVPEIQEGSVRIVAVAREANPPSRSVGPRTKVAVDSIEREVDPVGACIGARGSRIQQVVNELRGEKIDVIRWSQDPGQYIANSLSPARVEMVRLVDPVGQHAHVLVPPDQLSLAIGREGQNVRLAARLTGWKIDIKNSMEYDQTAEDAVVAELISQREEEEALQMEAEERLAAEQAARAEEDARLRELYPLPEDEEDYFEGQEDYVEGQEDYVEGDEASSEMVEGEPSETTAPEDESEVAR is encoded by the coding sequence ATGGCTCTCGTTCTGCTTCCAGGCCTCAGCGACCTCATCGATGACATCAGCGAAGAGAAGAAGTTGCCTCCGCAGGTGGTGGAAGCGGCCCTGCGGGAAGCCCTGCTGAAGGGCTACGAGCGCTACCGACGCACCATGTATCTGGGGATCAGTGAAGACCCCTTCGACGAGGAATATTTCAGCAATTTTGATGTCGGTCTGGACCTGGAGGAAGAGGGCTACCGGGTTCTGGCCAGCAAGATCATCGTGGAGGAGGTGGAGAGCGAAGACCACCAGATCGCCCTGGCGGAGGTGATGCAGGTGGCGGACGACGCCCAGGCAGGCGACACGGTGGTGCTTGACGTGACGCCGGAGAAGGAGGACTTCGGCCGCATGGCAGCTGCCACCACAAAACAGGTTCTGGCTCAGAAGCTTCGGGATCAACAGCGCCGCATGATCCAGGAGGAGTTCGCCGATCTGGAGGACCCGGTGCTGACCGCTCGGGTGATCCGCTTCGAGCGCCAGTCCGTGATCATGGCCGTGAGTTCAGGCCTGGGGCGGCCTGAAGTGGAGGCCGAACTGCCCCGTCGAGACCAGCTTCCCAACGACAACTACCGCGCCAACGCCACCTTCAAGGTGTTCCTCAAAGAGGTGAGCGAGGTTCCACGCCGCGGCCCGCAACTGTTCGTCAGCCGCTCCAATGCCGGATTGGTGGTTTACCTCTTCGAGAACGAGGTCCCTGAAATCCAGGAAGGATCCGTCCGGATCGTGGCGGTGGCCCGGGAAGCGAACCCACCCTCGCGCTCCGTTGGCCCCCGCACCAAGGTGGCGGTGGACAGCATCGAGCGGGAAGTGGATCCCGTAGGCGCCTGCATCGGTGCCCGCGGCTCCCGCATTCAGCAGGTGGTGAATGAACTGCGCGGGGAAAAAATCGATGTGATCCGCTGGTCCCAGGATCCCGGCCAGTACATCGCCAACTCCCTCAGCCCAGCCCGGGTGGAGATGGTCCGGCTGGTGGACCCGGTCGGTCAGCATGCCCATGTGCTGGTTCCCCCCGACCAACTCAGCCTGGCCATCGGCCGCGAGGGCCAGAACGTGCGACTGGCGGCCCGGTTGACCGGCTGGAAGATCGACATCAAAAATTCAATGGAGTACGACCAGACGGCGGAAGACGCTGTGGTCGCGGAACTGATCTCCCAACGGGAGGAGGAAGAGGCCCTGCAGATGGAAGCCGAAGAACGGCTGGCCGCGGAACAGGCGGCTCGGGCTGAGGAAGATGCCCGCCTGCGGGAGCTCTACCCCCTACCTGAGGACGAGGAGGACTATTTCGAGGGGCAGGAGGACTATGTCGAGGGGCAGGAGGATTACGTCGAGGGCGACGAAGCCAGCAGCGAGATGGTCGAAGGCGAGCCGTCAGAGACCACCGCGCCTGAGGACGAGAGCGAGGTTGCCCGGTGA
- a CDS encoding YlxR family protein, whose translation MNQRPILRRCVACRQLLDRSSLWRVIRDHQDGVRVDGGMGRSAYLCRREACLEEARRRKRLQKALRCQVPDDILAALEQRLRDSTDVTAEAN comes from the coding sequence GTGAATCAACGCCCCATCCTGCGTCGCTGTGTGGCCTGCCGCCAGCTTCTGGATCGCAGCTCCCTCTGGAGGGTGATCCGAGACCATCAGGATGGGGTCCGCGTTGATGGGGGCATGGGCCGATCGGCCTATCTCTGTCGACGCGAGGCATGCCTCGAGGAGGCCCGGCGCCGCAAACGACTTCAGAAAGCCCTGCGCTGTCAGGTGCCCGACGACATCCTCGCTGCGTTGGAACAGCGGCTCCGTGACAGCACGGATGTGACCGCTGAGGCAAACTGA
- the rimP gene encoding ribosome maturation factor RimP — protein MPHPLLPELETLATSVAGMQGFELSGIQLLTHMAPITLEVHIRRSNGADVSLDDCAGFSGTLGDALENAQLLSEAYVLEISSPGIGETLSSDRDFQTFRGFPVDVVHRDKEGTEQRLEGLLLERDEDTLQINIRGRIKRLPRDHVLSVRLTTPGS, from the coding sequence TTGCCGCATCCCCTGCTTCCTGAACTCGAAACTCTGGCCACATCCGTGGCCGGAATGCAGGGATTTGAGCTCAGCGGAATCCAGCTGCTGACGCATATGGCCCCGATAACCCTCGAGGTTCATATCCGCCGCTCCAATGGTGCTGACGTCAGCCTTGATGACTGCGCTGGCTTCAGTGGAACGCTTGGAGACGCCCTCGAGAATGCCCAGCTGCTCTCCGAGGCCTATGTTCTGGAAATCAGCAGTCCTGGGATCGGGGAGACCCTGTCCAGTGATCGCGACTTCCAGACCTTCCGGGGTTTCCCTGTGGACGTGGTGCATCGCGACAAAGAGGGCACCGAACAGCGGCTGGAGGGGCTGTTGCTTGAGCGGGACGAAGACACGCTGCAGATCAACATCCGCGGCCGGATCAAACGTCTTCCCCGCGATCACGTCCTCAGCGTCCGCCTCACGACCCCTGGCTCCTAG
- the infB gene encoding translation initiation factor IF-2: protein MTSSGKVRIYELSKDLGLENKDVLDAAEKLSIAAKSHSSSISDAEAGQIRSLLKSNGNGSKASAPAPAKPAPGKAILSVKKAAPAKPAPPQAKPAAPAKPAAAAKPATPVKPVAKPQVVAAPARPTPVKASAPAAPAKPTPAKPAAGKPAAPSAPAKPVPRPAAAPAPRPQPAKPEVVSKPKPATPAAAAPSKPSAPPARPTVSKPAPAKPAAAKPAAAKPAPARPAPARPTADKPTPRPAAAPSRPTSGAGQKPQIVSRPGSPPRPGAPSRPAAPARPGAPAKAGAPTRPTPRPELVGKPVPRRPAPGAPSRGGAGSPQRPGTGVPQRPGSPGRPTRPGAPARSGGNTLELVGKPIRRDGSSAGGGGRPAPPTRPGAGGPQRPGMPSGMRKPVAPGELMQLQKPVGRPTAPAPRRPDAPTKPGEGAGTATPPVARPAAPTAPRRPGFRPGAPGGQRRPGRPDWDDSAKLEALRRRSPQKQRQKVHIIGENDDSLAAQTGGFAGEQENMVLSASLARPAKPKSQQRKAPKPVAAMRKRKKETTRQRQRRRAMELRAAREAKQVRPEMIVVPEDNLTVQELADMLSVESSEIIKSLFFKGIIATVTQTLDMPTIETVAEEFGVPVLQDDVEEAAKKTVEMIEETDKEHLIRRPPVVTVMGHVDHGKTSLLDAIRKARVAAGEAGGITQHIGAYQVEIDHNNEARKLTFLDTPGHEAFTAMRARGTKVTDVAVLVVAADDGVRPQTLEAISHARAAEVPIVVAINKIDKEGASPDRVKQELSEQNLLAEDWGGEVVMVPVSAIKGENIDKLLEMLLLVTEVEDLQANPDRMARGTVIEAHLDKAKGPVATLLVQNGTLKTGDVVAAGPVLGKVRAMVDDNRQRLKEAGPSYAVEALGFSEVPTAGDEFEVYPDEKSARAVVGDRASDARATRLAQQMASRRVSLTAMSGQANEGELKELNLILKADVQGSVEAILGSLEQLPKDEVQVRVLLSAPGEITETDVDLAAASGAVIVGFNTSMASGAKKAADATGVDVRDYDVIYKLLEDIQLAMEGLLEPELVEEPLGEAEVRAVFTIGKSAVAGCYVTTGKLHRNCKVRVHRGKQVVFSGDLDSLRRNKDDVKEVATGFECGVGTDRFANWEDGDRIEAFKMVTQRRKLTT from the coding sequence ATGACCAGCAGCGGCAAAGTCAGAATTTACGAGCTGTCCAAGGACCTGGGCCTCGAGAACAAAGACGTGCTGGATGCGGCCGAGAAGCTGTCGATCGCAGCCAAAAGCCACAGCAGCTCGATCAGTGACGCCGAGGCCGGACAGATCCGCAGCCTGCTGAAGTCCAACGGCAACGGCAGCAAGGCGTCTGCCCCCGCACCTGCCAAACCGGCACCTGGAAAGGCGATCCTGTCGGTGAAAAAGGCGGCGCCCGCCAAACCGGCACCGCCCCAGGCAAAACCCGCAGCACCGGCCAAGCCTGCAGCCGCAGCCAAGCCAGCAACTCCAGTGAAGCCTGTGGCCAAACCCCAGGTGGTGGCGGCACCGGCCCGACCCACACCCGTCAAGGCCTCTGCCCCTGCTGCACCGGCCAAACCGACACCGGCCAAACCAGCGGCTGGCAAACCGGCAGCTCCATCAGCCCCTGCCAAACCAGTTCCAAGACCCGCTGCCGCTCCAGCACCGCGTCCGCAGCCCGCCAAGCCGGAGGTCGTCAGCAAGCCCAAGCCGGCGACACCAGCAGCAGCGGCTCCGTCAAAACCATCGGCACCACCGGCGCGTCCCACGGTCTCCAAACCCGCACCCGCCAAACCAGCCGCAGCCAAACCGGCCGCAGCCAAACCGGCTCCGGCCCGTCCGGCCCCTGCTCGCCCCACAGCCGACAAGCCCACACCGCGGCCTGCAGCAGCTCCGAGCCGCCCAACGTCAGGTGCTGGGCAGAAGCCGCAGATCGTCTCCCGACCGGGATCACCACCCCGTCCGGGTGCGCCCTCCCGCCCCGCCGCTCCCGCACGCCCTGGGGCTCCAGCCAAAGCTGGGGCGCCAACGCGGCCGACACCCCGCCCTGAACTGGTGGGCAAGCCGGTTCCACGCCGTCCAGCCCCGGGGGCGCCCTCCCGTGGTGGTGCTGGGTCACCTCAACGCCCCGGGACCGGCGTCCCTCAGCGTCCCGGCAGTCCCGGCCGGCCGACACGTCCCGGGGCCCCCGCCCGCAGCGGCGGAAACACGCTGGAACTGGTGGGCAAGCCCATCCGCAGGGACGGCAGTTCCGCGGGAGGCGGCGGTCGTCCCGCTCCACCGACACGACCCGGTGCAGGCGGCCCGCAACGCCCCGGCATGCCCAGCGGCATGCGCAAACCGGTGGCACCGGGCGAGTTGATGCAACTGCAGAAGCCTGTGGGACGCCCCACGGCTCCTGCCCCACGCCGGCCCGATGCCCCGACCAAGCCGGGCGAAGGTGCCGGGACAGCCACACCTCCGGTGGCACGGCCTGCGGCTCCAACGGCACCACGTCGGCCTGGGTTCCGTCCAGGTGCGCCTGGCGGCCAACGCCGCCCTGGACGTCCCGACTGGGACGACAGCGCCAAGCTGGAAGCCCTGCGGCGGCGTTCCCCCCAGAAGCAGCGCCAAAAGGTGCACATCATCGGGGAAAACGACGATTCCCTGGCCGCTCAGACCGGTGGTTTCGCCGGCGAACAGGAGAACATGGTGCTGTCGGCGAGCCTGGCTCGACCGGCCAAACCGAAGTCGCAGCAGCGCAAGGCACCCAAGCCAGTTGCCGCCATGCGCAAGCGCAAGAAGGAAACCACCCGTCAGCGCCAACGGCGCCGGGCGATGGAACTGCGGGCCGCACGCGAGGCCAAGCAGGTGCGGCCAGAAATGATCGTCGTTCCGGAGGACAACCTCACGGTGCAGGAGCTGGCCGACATGCTCAGCGTCGAGAGCTCCGAGATCATCAAATCACTGTTCTTCAAGGGGATCATCGCCACGGTCACCCAGACCCTGGACATGCCCACCATCGAGACGGTGGCGGAGGAGTTCGGCGTCCCTGTGCTTCAGGACGACGTGGAGGAGGCGGCCAAGAAGACCGTCGAGATGATCGAGGAGACAGACAAGGAACACCTGATCCGTCGTCCGCCCGTGGTCACCGTCATGGGTCACGTCGACCATGGCAAGACCAGCCTTCTCGACGCCATCCGCAAGGCGCGGGTGGCCGCCGGCGAAGCCGGGGGCATCACCCAGCACATCGGTGCTTACCAGGTCGAGATCGACCACAACAACGAAGCCCGAAAGCTCACCTTCCTCGACACCCCTGGCCACGAAGCGTTCACCGCCATGCGGGCCCGCGGCACGAAGGTGACCGACGTGGCCGTACTGGTGGTCGCCGCCGATGACGGCGTGCGTCCCCAGACCCTCGAGGCGATCAGCCACGCCCGTGCCGCTGAAGTGCCGATTGTGGTGGCGATCAACAAGATCGATAAGGAAGGAGCTTCACCCGACCGGGTGAAGCAGGAGCTGTCCGAACAGAACCTTCTGGCCGAAGACTGGGGCGGTGAGGTGGTGATGGTGCCTGTGAGCGCCATCAAAGGAGAGAACATCGACAAGCTGCTGGAGATGCTGCTGCTCGTGACCGAGGTGGAAGACCTTCAGGCCAACCCCGATCGCATGGCCCGCGGAACCGTGATCGAAGCGCACCTGGACAAGGCCAAGGGTCCTGTGGCCACGCTGCTGGTGCAGAACGGCACCCTTAAGACCGGCGACGTTGTCGCTGCCGGCCCCGTGCTGGGCAAGGTGCGCGCCATGGTAGATGACAACCGCCAACGCCTCAAGGAAGCAGGCCCTTCCTATGCCGTTGAAGCCCTGGGCTTCAGCGAGGTTCCCACCGCCGGTGATGAGTTCGAGGTTTACCCGGATGAGAAGTCCGCCAGGGCCGTGGTGGGCGATCGTGCCTCTGACGCCAGGGCGACCCGCCTGGCACAGCAGATGGCCTCGCGCCGGGTGTCGCTCACGGCGATGTCCGGTCAGGCCAATGAAGGCGAGCTCAAGGAGCTCAACCTCATCCTCAAGGCCGATGTGCAGGGTTCCGTTGAAGCGATTCTCGGCTCCCTGGAGCAATTGCCCAAGGACGAGGTCCAAGTGCGGGTGCTGCTCTCGGCACCGGGTGAGATCACCGAAACGGACGTGGATCTGGCCGCAGCCTCCGGCGCCGTCATCGTGGGCTTCAACACCTCGATGGCCTCCGGTGCCAAGAAGGCAGCGGACGCCACCGGCGTCGATGTGCGCGACTACGACGTGATCTACAAGCTGCTGGAGGACATTCAGCTGGCGATGGAAGGTCTGCTGGAGCCGGAATTGGTGGAGGAGCCGCTCGGCGAAGCCGAAGTGCGGGCCGTGTTCACCATCGGCAAGAGCGCTGTGGCCGGCTGTTACGTCACCACCGGCAAACTGCACCGCAACTGCAAGGTGCGGGTCCACCGCGGCAAGCAGGTGGTGTTCAGTGGCGACCTCGACTCCCTGCGTCGCAACAAGGACGACGTCAAGGAAGTGGCCACCGGCTTCGAATGTGGTGTCGGCACCGATCGCTTCGCGAACTGGGAAGACGGCGACCGGATTGAAGCATTCAAGATGGTCACCCAACGCCGCAAACTCACCACCTGA
- the grrA gene encoding GrrA/OscA1 family cyclophane-containing rSAM-modified RiPP, with translation MNRSLIAFQALIASSAVLCQSAEAGSTYVAPDSLANSIEARIDSVRNGDWSSLLKTIDNDGELVAKSKWGNGGGHKFGNSYGSGKWKNGKGGNKWSNSRPTWGNGGYHGGWRNGGGAWGNGGGGFVNW, from the coding sequence ATGAACCGTTCCCTCATCGCCTTCCAGGCCCTCATCGCATCCAGTGCCGTTCTCTGCCAGAGCGCAGAGGCCGGTTCCACCTACGTGGCGCCTGATTCCCTTGCCAACAGCATCGAGGCCCGCATCGATTCCGTTCGTAACGGCGACTGGAGCTCCCTGCTGAAGACGATCGACAACGATGGTGAGCTAGTCGCCAAGAGCAAGTGGGGCAATGGCGGCGGCCACAAGTTCGGCAACAGCTACGGGAGTGGCAAATGGAAGAACGGCAAAGGCGGCAACAAGTGGAGCAACAGCCGTCCCACCTGGGGTAACGGCGGTTACCACGGTGGTTGGCGCAACGGCGGCGGTGCCTGGGGCAACGGCGGCGGAGGCTTCGTCAACTGGTGA
- the grrM gene encoding cyclophane-forming radical SAM/SPASM peptide maturase GrrM/OscB: MKTGPDLNRFGPIGLVVVQSIALCNLDCSYCYLPDRQKKRVFDLELLPLLVQRILESPYAGPEFSLVWHAGEPLTLPTSWYDQATVILQRSLAEHGAEGLEFTQHLQTNATLINDAWCDCFHRNRIVVGISVDGPEEIHDAHRCFRNGRGSHSLAMKGIEALHRNDVPFHCISVLTADAMEQPERMYRFFRDHGINDVGFNVEEQEGIHTSSSMQGSAMEAKYRDFLRAFWHLSEQDGYPVVLREFQQVISLIQGNQRMTQNELNRPFSILSVDWQGNFSTFDPELLSVASDRYGTFNLGNLKDVSLVESTQTDHFQRLFADMSRGVETCHNGCKYFGLCGGGNGSNKFWEHGSLASSETNACRFGTQIPVQVLLERFEAGPPLTPQPTH; this comes from the coding sequence TTGAAAACTGGGCCCGACCTCAACCGGTTCGGGCCCATCGGCCTTGTGGTGGTGCAGTCCATCGCGCTGTGCAATCTCGATTGCTCCTACTGCTACCTGCCCGATCGGCAGAAAAAACGGGTCTTCGATCTCGAGCTGTTGCCCTTACTGGTGCAGCGCATCCTCGAGAGCCCCTACGCCGGCCCCGAGTTTTCGCTGGTGTGGCACGCCGGCGAACCCCTCACCTTGCCCACAAGTTGGTACGACCAGGCCACGGTGATCCTGCAGCGCAGCCTTGCTGAGCATGGTGCCGAAGGGCTGGAGTTCACCCAGCACCTGCAGACCAACGCCACGCTGATCAACGACGCCTGGTGCGATTGCTTCCACCGCAACCGCATCGTGGTGGGCATCAGCGTGGATGGTCCGGAAGAGATTCACGACGCCCACCGCTGCTTCCGCAACGGGCGCGGTTCCCACTCTCTGGCGATGAAGGGGATTGAAGCTCTGCATCGCAACGATGTGCCCTTCCACTGCATCTCGGTGCTCACCGCCGATGCCATGGAGCAGCCGGAGCGGATGTACCGCTTCTTCCGCGATCACGGCATCAACGATGTCGGCTTCAACGTGGAAGAGCAGGAGGGCATTCACACCAGCTCCTCCATGCAGGGCTCAGCCATGGAGGCCAAGTACCGCGATTTTCTGAGGGCTTTCTGGCACCTCAGCGAACAGGACGGCTACCCCGTGGTTCTGCGCGAGTTCCAGCAGGTGATCAGCCTGATCCAGGGGAACCAACGCATGACCCAGAACGAACTGAACCGCCCCTTCTCCATCCTCAGCGTCGACTGGCAGGGGAACTTCTCCACTTTCGACCCTGAGCTCCTCTCGGTAGCCAGCGATCGCTACGGCACCTTCAACCTGGGAAACCTGAAGGACGTGTCTCTGGTGGAGTCCACCCAGACCGATCACTTCCAGCGCCTCTTCGCGGACATGAGCCGCGGTGTGGAGACCTGCCACAACGGCTGTAAATACTTCGGCCTCTGCGGTGGCGGCAACGGCAGCAACAAATTCTGGGAACACGGCAGCCTCGCCTCCAGCGAGACCAACGCTTGCCGCTTCGGCACCCAGATCCCTGTTCAGGTGCTGTTGGAACGCTTCGAAGCCGGACCTCCGCTCACCCCCCAACCAACCCACTGA